A DNA window from Shewanella baltica contains the following coding sequences:
- a CDS encoding phosphatase PAP2 family protein: MTHSAYLFRRLGLAWLLLASIPSLLLLTQNQLFPLIDLHSHLARTLYWITMTGTAPYGVATVLFVLAIAYRLMPKALFMSLFLAISLSQVISLSVSHTLKSYFKESRPNLVFLAKQALPTNEQLSLDAFYQLDKQGRSETISTALDGLKTTEPEMRLDSRIHQHWEDEIGYSFPSGHTIFAVTLVLTASYYLLLAGLPSVALVLLGWGFLMGLSRMLLGMHWPQDVLFSTFLAAFISSLSVFLVSKIRPLTQALVNEPER, encoded by the coding sequence TTGACCCATAGCGCCTATCTTTTCCGCCGTTTAGGTTTAGCCTGGTTATTGCTGGCAAGCATTCCAAGCTTACTGTTACTGACCCAAAATCAGTTGTTTCCACTGATCGATCTGCACTCTCACTTAGCCCGAACCTTATATTGGATTACCATGACGGGCACAGCGCCCTATGGCGTGGCCACTGTGTTGTTTGTGCTGGCTATCGCCTATCGTCTTATGCCTAAAGCCCTCTTTATGAGTTTGTTTTTAGCCATTAGTCTCAGCCAAGTCATCAGCTTAAGTGTGAGCCATACGCTCAAATCCTATTTCAAAGAGTCCAGACCTAATCTGGTCTTTTTGGCTAAGCAAGCACTGCCTACGAACGAGCAGCTTTCACTCGATGCCTTTTATCAATTGGATAAACAGGGGCGCTCCGAGACAATATCCACTGCGCTAGATGGCTTAAAAACGACTGAACCTGAGATGAGACTCGACTCGCGCATTCACCAGCATTGGGAAGATGAAATTGGCTACTCATTCCCTTCTGGGCATACCATTTTTGCTGTGACACTGGTGCTCACCGCCAGTTACTATCTGCTGCTCGCAGGCTTACCTAGCGTTGCATTGGTATTATTAGGTTGGGGATTTTTGATGGGATTAAGCCGCATGCTGTTAGGGATGCACTGGCCACAAGATGTGCTGTTTTCAACCTTTTTAGCCGCCTTCATCAGCAGCTTGAGCGTGTTCTTAGTCAGTAAAATACGCCCACTCACACAAGCGCTCGTGAACGAGCCAGAACGCTAA